A genomic region of Hypomesus transpacificus isolate Combined female chromosome 19, fHypTra1, whole genome shotgun sequence contains the following coding sequences:
- the cibar1 gene encoding protein FAM92A — MNLFSREGQVKTMETTVNHTEKFLGEFCSLLASYTRKTAKLRDKADLLATQLLHFANTEDQELRTALKNLAEDLAMVQDYRQAQVERLETRVVSPLKAYGDIVKSKRADLKRFTADRNRELKELQKLEKIRQRNPADRQVISQAEVSAQKATNNAQRSTRQLEDTITDFQRQKLEDIKKIFTDFITVEMIFHAKALEVFSHTFQNLECMDIEQDMELFTGRVRVSNGVLDNMPQLALHSPSSLPLRSPSSPSPLAPHASPITGSLLRRTADTARRAHRSTLRRQRGVEEEEEEEEEEEEEEEEEEEEMYESEIEEVHHTRLSYAAQYSQIHRQQK; from the exons ATGAATCTTTTCTCCAG GGAGGGTCAGGTGAAGACCATGGAGACCACAGTGAACCACACAGAGAAGTTCCTGGGTGAGTTCTGCTCGCTGCTGGCGTCCTACACCAGGAAGACCGCTAAGCTCCGAGACAAGGCCGACCTGCTGGCCACTCAGCTGCTCCACTTCGCCAACACGGAGGACCAAGAGCTCCGCACGGCGCTGAAGAACCTGGCCGAGGACCTGGCCATGGTGCAGGACTACCGCCAGgcacag gtggagaggctggagaccagAGTTGTCAGTCCGCTCAAAGCTTACGGAGACATCGTGAAGAgtaagagg GCTGACCTGAAGAGGTTCACCGCCGACCGGAACCGAGAGCTGAAGGAGCTGCAGAAGCTGGAGAAGATCCGGCAGAGGaatccagcagacagacaggtcatc TCACAG gCAGAGGTGAGTGCCCAGAAGGCCACTAACAACGCCCAGCGCAGCACCAGACAGCTGGAGGACACCATCACTGACTTCCAGAGACAGAAACTGGAAGACATTAAG AAGATCTTCACAGACTTCATCACCGTGGAGATGATCTTCCATGCCAAGGCTCTGGAAGTCTTCTCACACACCTTCCAGAACCTGGAGTGCATGGACATAGAACAggacatggag CTCTTCACTGGGAGGGTACGGGTGTCGAACGGCGTTCTGGACAACATGCCCCAGCTggccctccactccccctcctccctgcccctccgctccccctcctcc ccctcccccctggccccccacgCCAGCCCCATCACAGGCTCCCTCCTCCGAcgcacagcagacacagctcGGAGG GCCCATCGCAGCACCCTGCGGCgacagagaggggtggaggaggaggaggaggaggaggaagaggaggaggaagaggaggaggaagaggaggaggagatgtatGAGTCAGAGATCGAGGAGGTTCATCACACCAGACTCTCCTACGCTGCTCAGTACTCCCAGATACACAGGCAGCAgaagtga